Proteins encoded by one window of Halobacteriovorax sp. GB3:
- a CDS encoding tRNA threonylcarbamoyladenosine dehydratase, with protein MKDNDQINNDQYDFRFGGIGRLVGQKEWDLLKSSHVAVVGIGGVGSWVCESLARSGVGKITMIDLDDLCQSNINRQVHALSSSVGQMKTEVMKKRILEINPQCEIQEIQSFYSKKNSNEILSHRYDYIIDCIDSFEEKIQLILDCKEHDIPLIVCGGAGGRVDPTRIKIDDLSKSYNDKLLQRIRKKLRQDHGFSRNRNFKVPCVFSYERAVYPDPAGGTCHKPIQGESTRLDCQTGFGSASFVTGSFAFFAVSYVVSKITKNPIFN; from the coding sequence ATGAAAGATAACGACCAAATAAATAATGACCAATACGACTTTCGCTTCGGCGGAATTGGAAGACTTGTTGGTCAAAAAGAGTGGGATCTTCTCAAGAGTTCCCATGTAGCAGTCGTTGGAATCGGTGGTGTTGGATCTTGGGTATGTGAATCCTTGGCAAGAAGTGGTGTTGGAAAAATCACCATGATTGATCTTGATGATCTTTGCCAGAGCAATATCAACAGACAAGTTCACGCTCTTAGCTCTAGTGTTGGCCAAATGAAAACTGAGGTCATGAAAAAGAGGATTCTAGAGATTAATCCCCAGTGTGAAATACAAGAGATTCAATCTTTCTATTCTAAGAAAAATTCCAACGAAATACTTTCTCATCGCTATGATTACATCATCGATTGTATCGATTCATTTGAAGAAAAAATTCAACTAATTTTAGACTGTAAAGAACACGATATTCCCTTAATCGTTTGTGGTGGAGCAGGAGGAAGAGTCGATCCTACCCGCATTAAAATCGATGATCTCTCTAAGTCCTATAACGACAAACTCTTACAACGAATAAGAAAAAAACTTCGCCAAGATCATGGTTTTTCTAGAAATAGAAATTTCAAAGTCCCTTGTGTCTTTAGCTACGAAAGGGCCGTCTACCCTGACCCAGCTGGTGGAACATGCCATAAACCAATTCAAGGGGAGTCCACAAGGCTCGATTGCCAAACAGGATTTGGAAGCGCAAGTTTTGTCACGGGGAGTTTTGCTTTTTTTGCCGTCTCTTACGTCGTCTCAAAAATCACAAAAAATCCAATTTTTAATTAA
- a CDS encoding succinylglutamate desuccinylase/aspartoacylase domain-containing protein, translating into MMKLETITIGQQGNANPLELRLFHFEGHKSDQSAFIQANVHGAEIQGNAVIYHILVTLKANPDIVRGNITLLPQANPLAAITKMGTWTLGRFNSVTGDNWNRLYKDIFANQSLDQFAKKDFDKEQFKAYLEKAIDQKLFALKEYGENENAFLNLHLQKIAARADYVLDLHTGPIACDYLYVAEYLTEKSKDLNFPHHLIIPNEFGMAMDEASFMPWVHLKKALENSGKTYDIPFESYTLELGSEEVINTKLALKQAAKIMHYLLKREIISENPLEEHLILETPKACLLSDYKTYYAPKGGLVEYHAKPGQEVKKGEILFSILSFEDPERLLEEHKAKKDCLIINHTTSGNIRKGMELYQVMENYQ; encoded by the coding sequence GAAACGATCACAATCGGACAACAAGGAAATGCAAATCCACTAGAGCTTCGCCTCTTTCATTTTGAAGGTCACAAGAGCGATCAATCGGCCTTTATTCAGGCCAATGTTCATGGGGCAGAGATTCAAGGTAATGCCGTCATTTACCATATCCTCGTTACTCTTAAAGCAAACCCTGATATCGTTCGTGGAAACATCACTCTCCTACCTCAGGCCAACCCCCTCGCCGCCATTACTAAAATGGGTACATGGACTCTAGGGCGCTTTAATTCGGTGACTGGAGATAATTGGAATCGTCTCTACAAAGATATTTTCGCTAACCAATCTCTCGATCAATTTGCAAAAAAAGATTTTGATAAAGAGCAATTTAAGGCATACCTAGAAAAGGCCATTGATCAAAAACTATTTGCACTCAAAGAGTACGGTGAAAATGAAAATGCTTTTCTCAACTTACATTTACAAAAGATAGCAGCTAGAGCTGATTATGTATTAGATCTGCATACAGGACCTATTGCTTGTGACTACCTCTATGTTGCTGAGTATCTCACAGAAAAATCAAAAGACCTCAACTTCCCTCATCATCTCATCATACCCAATGAATTTGGAATGGCCATGGATGAAGCGAGTTTCATGCCATGGGTTCACCTTAAAAAGGCCCTCGAAAATTCTGGTAAAACTTACGACATTCCATTTGAGTCTTACACATTGGAACTTGGAAGCGAAGAAGTTATCAATACAAAGCTTGCACTAAAGCAGGCCGCAAAAATTATGCATTATCTTTTAAAAAGAGAGATCATTAGCGAGAATCCGCTTGAAGAGCATCTTATTTTAGAAACTCCAAAAGCTTGCCTACTTTCGGATTATAAGACCTACTATGCGCCAAAAGGTGGCCTTGTTGAGTATCATGCAAAACCTGGACAAGAGGTCAAAAAAGGGGAAATCTTATTTAGTATTTTAAGCTTTGAAGATCCTGAGCGCCTCCTTGAAGAGCATAAAGCTAAAAAAGACTGCCTAATCATCAATCATACGACCTCTGGAAATATCAGAAAAGGTATGGAACTCTATCAAGTTATGGAAAATTATCAATAG